A part of Actinoallomurus bryophytorum genomic DNA contains:
- a CDS encoding ATP-binding protein, translating to MQGLRRRSGATGSPRRRRGGAGVRLATPVAVAALTVLVTALTTTLDAFKLPVGARLAIVGGGSVLAGLIALVSQRGPRHSGVTDRPPSSGVVAPGQLPPVIAHFTGRTDYLARLHRAFTEESAAKKSREWNGSPVVSVHGPGGVGKSALVTRFAHEMAERYPDGQLYCDLRGAGDVRVRMEDVLTGFLLALGVRLTTDPGGLQDLRKLWWTWVKGRRILIFLDNAQHADQVQAVVPPEAGCAVLVTSRQPLYLRNTLDVRLEEFTELQSVELLARLAGDERVAADAEAAVRIAELCDHLPLAVSICGGRLAARRTWSLEEMADRLSDERRRRLDELEIDDQIDKSVRATLWLSYEDCTDLQRRLLRSFALLSAPDLPAWAAGSLLGTSKLDGVDQLEALVDTQLVEYSGKDATGTGRYRLHDLVRLYARERAEREDTGEQRRAVVDRILAGYRRRAELAAAVRWPQDWRRHARRGEQDSGEIAPEPWFYAERLTLLAGVDQAASLEMWEEAWRVGRAFCSLCHSMRLFWQEWRAVAETTLIAASRLGDARSIGIALMERAAVSGGLGRGDLARTSAEEALAVFEELREPWWAARAMRTVGVNLRDAGNLDEGQRHLLAAIEGFASVGDRWWRARTQRNLAELRLAQGRHEEARALLDAALGVFQSDGNRYSEAQTLRVLGEVSAGEAADLRNRGDTPAADAAYNRAAQVLERAAEMFRLRHEQWEEGRCLRAAGEVGDPKNGLRELAFVRRAMETLEGLGDSWGVARTELSEGRALSRLGRIDEAVRALRHAAGAFQELGDRWLQARCLRTLAEILVGAARHTEARAPAEEALLIYQSLGNEVGETRARNILARTREPEEH from the coding sequence ATGCAGGGTCTGCGCCGGCGGTCGGGGGCGACCGGCTCGCCTCGTCGTAGGCGTGGGGGCGCCGGGGTCCGGCTGGCCACTCCCGTGGCGGTCGCCGCCCTTACCGTGCTGGTCACGGCGTTGACGACCACGCTCGACGCGTTCAAGCTCCCCGTCGGCGCACGCCTGGCGATCGTCGGGGGCGGGTCCGTTCTCGCCGGCCTGATCGCCTTGGTTTCGCAACGCGGCCCGCGCCATTCCGGGGTTACGGATCGGCCGCCTTCCAGTGGCGTTGTCGCGCCGGGCCAGCTGCCGCCGGTAATCGCGCATTTCACCGGCCGCACGGACTATTTGGCCAGGCTTCATCGGGCGTTCACAGAAGAGAGCGCCGCCAAGAAGTCACGCGAATGGAACGGCTCACCCGTCGTCTCGGTGCACGGTCCGGGCGGCGTCGGCAAGTCCGCCCTGGTGACGCGGTTCGCGCACGAGATGGCGGAGCGTTACCCCGACGGGCAGCTCTACTGCGACCTTCGCGGCGCCGGAGACGTACGGGTGCGGATGGAGGACGTGCTCACCGGCTTCCTGCTCGCCCTCGGCGTGCGCCTCACCACCGACCCGGGCGGCCTCCAGGACCTGCGGAAGCTCTGGTGGACCTGGGTGAAGGGCCGCCGCATCCTGATCTTCCTCGACAACGCCCAGCACGCCGACCAGGTGCAGGCGGTCGTCCCGCCCGAGGCAGGCTGCGCCGTGCTCGTCACCTCCCGCCAGCCGCTCTACCTGCGCAACACCCTGGACGTACGGCTGGAGGAGTTCACCGAGCTTCAGTCGGTGGAGCTGCTGGCCCGGCTGGCCGGTGACGAGCGCGTCGCGGCGGACGCGGAGGCCGCCGTGCGGATCGCGGAGCTGTGCGACCATCTGCCGCTGGCGGTCAGCATCTGCGGCGGACGGCTGGCCGCGCGCCGCACCTGGTCGCTGGAGGAGATGGCCGACCGGCTCAGCGACGAACGCCGCCGGCGCCTCGATGAGCTGGAGATCGACGACCAGATCGACAAGAGCGTACGCGCGACGCTGTGGCTGAGCTATGAGGACTGCACGGACCTGCAGCGCCGTCTGCTGCGCTCGTTCGCGCTGCTGTCCGCGCCCGACCTGCCCGCCTGGGCGGCGGGTTCGCTGCTCGGCACCTCCAAGCTGGACGGTGTCGACCAGCTCGAGGCGCTGGTCGACACCCAGCTTGTGGAGTACTCCGGCAAGGACGCGACCGGCACGGGCCGCTACCGCCTGCACGACCTCGTACGCCTCTACGCGCGCGAACGGGCCGAGCGCGAGGACACCGGCGAGCAGCGCCGCGCCGTGGTGGACCGGATCCTGGCCGGCTACCGGCGCCGGGCCGAGCTGGCCGCCGCCGTCCGCTGGCCGCAGGACTGGCGCCGCCACGCACGGCGCGGCGAACAGGACTCCGGTGAGATCGCCCCGGAGCCCTGGTTCTACGCCGAGCGCCTGACACTGCTGGCCGGCGTCGACCAGGCCGCGAGCCTGGAGATGTGGGAGGAGGCGTGGCGCGTCGGCCGCGCGTTCTGCTCGCTGTGCCACTCGATGCGTCTGTTCTGGCAGGAGTGGCGTGCCGTCGCCGAGACGACCCTGATCGCCGCCTCGCGGCTCGGCGACGCGCGTTCGATCGGCATCGCCCTGATGGAGCGCGCGGCCGTGTCCGGCGGCCTGGGCCGCGGCGACCTGGCACGTACGAGCGCCGAGGAGGCGCTCGCGGTCTTCGAGGAGCTGCGCGAGCCGTGGTGGGCGGCGCGGGCGATGCGCACGGTCGGCGTCAACCTGCGCGACGCCGGCAACCTGGACGAGGGCCAGCGGCATCTGCTGGCGGCGATCGAGGGCTTCGCGTCGGTCGGCGACCGCTGGTGGCGGGCGCGTACGCAGCGCAACCTGGCCGAGCTGCGGCTCGCCCAGGGCCGGCACGAGGAGGCCCGCGCCCTGCTGGACGCGGCCCTCGGCGTCTTCCAGAGCGACGGCAACCGCTACTCCGAGGCCCAGACCCTGCGCGTCCTGGGCGAGGTCAGCGCGGGCGAGGCCGCCGATCTGCGGAACCGTGGTGACACTCCGGCCGCCGACGCGGCCTACAACCGGGCGGCGCAGGTGCTGGAGCGCGCCGCCGAGATGTTCCGGCTGCGGCACGAGCAGTGGGAGGAGGGCCGCTGCCTGCGGGCGGCCGGCGAGGTCGGCGATCCCAAGAACGGACTGCGCGAACTCGCGTTCGTGCGCCGCGCGATGGAGACGCTCGAAGGGCTCGGCGACTCCTGGGGCGTCGCACGCACGGAGCTGTCGGAGGGCCGGGCGCTGAGCCGGCTCGGCCGGATCGACGAGGCGGTCAGGGCGCTGCGGCATGCCGCCGGCGCCTTCCAGGAGCTCGGCGACCGGTGGCTACAGGCGCGGTGCCTGCGCACCCTCGCCGAGATCCTGGTCGGCGCCGCCCGCCACACCGAGGCCCGCGCCCCGGCCGAGGAGGCGCTGCTGATCTACCAGAGTCTGGGCAACGAGGTCGGCGAGACGCGCGCGCGGAACATCCTCGCCCGGACCAGGGAGCCCGAAGAGCACTGA
- a CDS encoding ABC transporter ATP-binding protein yields the protein MSDVCLEARDLQLGHRSRRSGAFTLAVSDLNLQIMEHEFVVIVGPSGSGKSTFLESVAGLVPVTGGSLELNGTGIKGPGPDRSLVFQQASLFPWRTVLNNILYGLQVQRRLNADTRRHAGELLEIVGLGHAADKYPHELSGGMKQRANLARALATDPKLLLLDEPFGALDAQTRENLQEELLRIWEADTSHGRRTALFITHDVSEAVLLADRVFVFSPAPATITKVVTVDVPRPRDVTWRRSAEFTAYCDEILTALHHEPSATNTSARDHVNGDAA from the coding sequence ATGAGCGATGTGTGTCTCGAGGCCAGAGATCTTCAGCTCGGGCACCGCAGCCGGCGCTCCGGCGCGTTCACGCTCGCCGTCTCCGATCTGAACCTGCAGATCATGGAACACGAGTTCGTCGTGATCGTCGGCCCGAGTGGCAGCGGCAAGTCGACCTTTCTCGAGTCGGTCGCGGGCCTCGTCCCGGTGACCGGTGGCTCGCTGGAGCTGAACGGCACGGGCATCAAGGGGCCGGGGCCGGATCGGTCGCTGGTGTTCCAGCAGGCCTCGTTGTTCCCGTGGCGGACCGTCCTGAACAACATCCTGTACGGACTGCAGGTCCAGCGACGTCTCAACGCGGACACCAGACGGCACGCCGGGGAACTGCTGGAGATCGTCGGTCTGGGGCACGCCGCGGACAAGTATCCGCACGAACTGTCCGGCGGCATGAAACAGCGGGCCAACCTCGCACGGGCGCTGGCGACCGACCCCAAGCTCCTGCTGCTGGACGAACCCTTCGGGGCCCTGGACGCGCAGACACGGGAGAACCTGCAGGAGGAGCTGCTCAGGATCTGGGAGGCCGACACGAGCCACGGCCGCCGGACGGCCTTGTTCATCACGCACGATGTCTCCGAGGCCGTGCTCCTTGCCGACAGGGTCTTCGTCTTCTCCCCGGCGCCGGCGACGATCACGAAGGTCGTGACCGTAGACGTGCCGCGTCCACGTGACGTGACCTGGCGTCGCAGCGCCGAGTTCACCGCGTACTGCGACGAGATCCTGACCGCGCTGCACCACGAACCGTCAGCCACGAACACCTCAGCGAGGGACCATGTCAACGGCGATGCAGCCTGA
- a CDS encoding ABC transporter permease, producing the protein MQPETAARPDEPRNPPVAESRSLSTWLERHRSGLLGFAGIVVVLVIWQVSTGTGLADPSFSSNPLRIAKAEADLFRTGEIYPYLKASGLEMLWGLLIIIIAGIPIGLIRGRSRVLHDLTEPWVNILYSTPYVIVIPILIFWSGIGNTSRIVVIVWAGILPLVINVTTGVRNLDRDYIRVATVFCTPRLTFLRSVALPATLPYILAGVRLAIGRALVGAIVAELFLGNNGLGYYVQNSTTNSNIDGAMAGVVIIAVVALLLNWGVRLIERRFTHWAEAQ; encoded by the coding sequence ATGCAGCCTGAAACGGCCGCCCGGCCCGATGAACCCAGGAATCCGCCGGTCGCGGAGAGCCGGAGCCTGTCGACCTGGCTGGAGCGACACCGCAGCGGACTGCTCGGGTTCGCCGGCATCGTCGTCGTCCTCGTCATCTGGCAGGTCAGCACCGGGACCGGCCTGGCCGACCCCTCGTTCTCCAGCAACCCGCTGCGCATCGCCAAGGCGGAGGCCGACCTCTTCCGTACCGGCGAGATCTACCCGTACCTCAAGGCGTCCGGGCTGGAGATGCTCTGGGGCCTGCTGATCATCATCATCGCCGGCATCCCGATCGGCCTGATCCGTGGTCGCAGCCGCGTTCTCCACGATCTGACCGAGCCGTGGGTGAACATCCTCTACTCGACCCCCTATGTGATCGTCATCCCGATCCTGATCTTCTGGTCCGGCATCGGCAACACCTCACGGATCGTGGTCATCGTGTGGGCCGGGATCCTCCCCCTCGTCATCAATGTCACGACCGGCGTGCGGAACCTCGACCGCGACTACATCCGGGTCGCCACCGTCTTCTGCACGCCGCGGCTGACCTTCCTGCGGTCCGTCGCCCTGCCGGCGACCCTCCCGTACATCCTCGCCGGCGTACGACTCGCGATCGGCCGCGCGCTGGTCGGCGCGATCGTCGCCGAGCTCTTCCTCGGCAACAACGGACTCGGCTACTACGTGCAGAACAGCACGACCAACTCGAACATCGACGGGGCCATGGCGGGCGTTGTGATCATCGCCGTCGTGGCCCTTCTCCTCAACTGGGGCGTGCGGCTCATCGAGCGGCGCTTTACACACTGGGCGGAAGCACAATGA
- a CDS encoding ABC transporter substrate-binding protein, with protein MRMKTCLSAAVAVGLALSLAACGRGATKVKADANGLLPLKIGYTAPGAGYSDLYDGVEYGIFKKHGLNVTITRLNDSSQLVPALASNSVQIGVGVGADTAAAILHGSDLHFIAMSEPHYNLEMWAAADIKTFADLKGKKVGLTSPGSQGDFGLTDLLESKGMKRTDVQSTFLKGVPAEVAALESGAVSAILTQPPQGTQTREKGAHRLAEMSGLDFPLGSYAVEGAYLQKNRQVLQKFYAAEAESLQYVRTHKKETSAVIQKYTGVQSQELSDYAYDFFLNVWQRTPAVDPKLIQQAFAEAAKNTHLKAPSDVSKYIDSGLASGA; from the coding sequence ATGAGAATGAAAACCTGCCTGAGCGCGGCGGTCGCCGTCGGCCTGGCCCTCAGCCTCGCCGCCTGCGGCAGGGGCGCGACGAAGGTCAAGGCGGACGCGAACGGCCTGCTGCCGTTGAAGATCGGTTACACCGCGCCGGGCGCCGGATACTCCGACCTGTACGACGGTGTCGAGTACGGGATCTTCAAGAAACACGGGCTGAACGTCACCATCACCCGCCTGAACGACAGCTCGCAGCTCGTCCCGGCGCTCGCCAGCAACAGCGTCCAGATCGGTGTCGGTGTCGGCGCCGACACCGCGGCGGCGATCCTGCACGGTTCCGACCTGCACTTCATCGCGATGTCCGAGCCGCACTACAACCTGGAGATGTGGGCCGCCGCGGACATCAAGACGTTCGCCGACCTCAAGGGCAAGAAGGTGGGGCTCACCTCACCCGGCTCGCAGGGCGACTTCGGCCTGACGGACCTGCTCGAGAGCAAGGGCATGAAGCGCACGGACGTCCAGTCGACCTTCCTCAAGGGCGTTCCCGCCGAGGTCGCGGCGCTGGAGAGCGGCGCGGTGTCGGCGATCCTCACCCAGCCTCCGCAGGGCACGCAGACCCGGGAGAAGGGCGCACACCGGCTCGCGGAGATGTCCGGCCTGGACTTCCCGCTCGGCTCGTACGCCGTCGAGGGCGCCTACCTGCAGAAGAACCGTCAGGTACTGCAGAAGTTCTACGCCGCCGAGGCCGAGTCGCTGCAGTACGTACGCACCCACAAGAAGGAGACGTCGGCCGTCATCCAGAAGTACACCGGCGTGCAGAGCCAGGAGCTGTCCGACTATGCCTACGACTTCTTCCTCAACGTATGGCAGCGGACACCGGCGGTCGACCCGAAGCTCATCCAGCAGGCCTTCGCCGAAGCGGCGAAGAACACCCACCTGAAGGCCCCGTCCGACGTGTCGAAGTACATCGACAGCGGTCTGGCCTCGGGAGCCTGA
- a CDS encoding isochorismatase family protein: protein MDWTDFLTEQDNAVLNGTSWAKSAPFGLGGRPAVLAVDLYYAALGHPRGELPDVLADWPSACGPQGWDAVDRTAPLLAAAREADVPVIYFHATPPELGRWNRKPSARLTPNPGAKDPNAIVAEVAPEPDDVVLTKIGPSCFHETPLDTVLRARDVDTLLVVGEATSGCVRATVVDACTRGYRVGVIGDCCFDRFEASHWVSLFDMDQKYADVISADRAIAYLRGVPTGLNPKGKAA from the coding sequence GTGGACTGGACGGACTTCCTGACCGAACAGGACAACGCGGTGCTGAACGGCACCTCGTGGGCCAAGAGCGCGCCCTTCGGACTGGGCGGCCGCCCGGCAGTGCTGGCGGTCGACCTGTACTACGCGGCACTCGGGCACCCGCGAGGGGAGTTGCCCGACGTGCTGGCGGACTGGCCGAGCGCGTGCGGACCGCAGGGCTGGGACGCGGTCGACCGGACCGCTCCCCTGCTCGCCGCCGCGCGTGAGGCGGACGTACCGGTGATCTACTTCCACGCGACCCCGCCGGAGCTCGGCCGGTGGAACCGCAAGCCGTCGGCACGGCTGACGCCCAACCCCGGTGCGAAAGACCCCAACGCGATCGTCGCCGAAGTGGCGCCGGAGCCGGATGACGTGGTGCTCACCAAGATCGGCCCGAGCTGTTTCCACGAGACGCCGCTGGACACCGTCCTCCGTGCCCGCGACGTCGACACCCTGCTGGTCGTCGGCGAGGCGACCAGCGGCTGCGTACGGGCGACCGTGGTCGACGCGTGCACCCGGGGGTATCGCGTGGGTGTGATCGGCGACTGCTGCTTCGACAGGTTCGAGGCGTCCCACTGGGTGAGCCTGTTCGACATGGACCAGAAGTACGCGGATGTCATCTCCGCGGACCGCGCGATCGCGTATCTGCGCGGCGTACCGACGGGCCTCAATCCGAAAGGCAAGGCGGCATGA
- a CDS encoding UbiD family decarboxylase codes for MSETGPASLRAWLREAAERGELQSVEGADWDLEIGALSQVNYRRSSPKALMFDGIAGYPQGSRVLSGTVSNPRLLGSVLGLGWDRTDSDLVETLAAKPGEWAATARDFAATTVTDGAILSNVTSKPEVNLLDFPVPRWHEGDGGRYIGTGCAVVTRDYDTGRINLGAYRMQVQDDGRSASVNIEAGKHGAQHLRRWFEAEGRAPIAVSLGHHPAYLVAAGVEVPADVSEYDYVGAMMGAPVRTVAGQVTGLPLPHDSELALEGWVTPDNRRPEGPFGEWTGYYSGSREPILTIDVERVYHRDDPILLGAPPGKPPHDYSYMRTVMKSAIITDGLRRTGLPGVRGVWAHEAGGGRSLLIVSIEQRYPGHARQAAYLAAQLPSAAYMNRFTVVVDSDVNPRDLGEVVWAMTGRTDPSIDIEVMKRTWGSRVDPLTLPGEIAFNSRAIIDACRPYERLGDFPQVAESSDELIASVTRRWPEVLG; via the coding sequence ATGAGCGAGACCGGCCCCGCGAGTCTGCGGGCGTGGCTGCGTGAGGCGGCCGAACGCGGTGAGCTGCAGTCCGTAGAAGGTGCCGACTGGGACCTGGAGATCGGGGCGTTGTCCCAGGTCAACTACCGCAGGTCCAGTCCCAAGGCGCTGATGTTCGACGGCATCGCCGGCTATCCGCAGGGGTCGCGGGTGCTGAGCGGCACGGTCAGCAACCCGCGCCTGCTCGGATCGGTCCTCGGACTCGGCTGGGACCGTACGGACTCCGACCTGGTGGAGACGCTGGCGGCCAAGCCGGGCGAGTGGGCGGCCACCGCACGCGACTTCGCCGCGACGACGGTGACCGACGGCGCGATCCTGTCCAACGTCACGTCCAAGCCGGAGGTGAACCTGCTGGACTTCCCGGTGCCGCGCTGGCACGAGGGCGACGGTGGCCGCTACATCGGCACCGGCTGCGCCGTGGTCACCCGCGACTACGACACCGGGCGGATCAACCTCGGCGCGTACCGCATGCAGGTCCAGGACGACGGGCGTTCGGCCAGCGTGAACATCGAAGCCGGCAAGCACGGCGCCCAGCACCTGCGCCGCTGGTTCGAGGCGGAGGGGCGGGCGCCGATCGCGGTCTCGCTGGGACACCATCCGGCCTACCTCGTGGCGGCGGGCGTGGAGGTGCCGGCCGACGTGTCGGAGTACGACTACGTCGGCGCGATGATGGGCGCCCCGGTCCGTACGGTGGCGGGCCAGGTCACCGGGCTGCCGTTGCCACACGACAGCGAGCTGGCCCTGGAGGGCTGGGTCACCCCTGACAACCGGCGCCCGGAGGGCCCGTTCGGTGAGTGGACCGGTTACTACTCCGGATCCCGCGAGCCGATCCTGACCATCGACGTGGAGCGGGTCTACCACCGCGACGACCCGATCCTGCTGGGCGCGCCCCCGGGCAAGCCTCCGCACGACTACTCCTACATGCGCACGGTCATGAAGTCGGCGATCATCACCGACGGCCTGCGGCGCACCGGGCTGCCGGGCGTACGCGGGGTGTGGGCGCACGAGGCCGGCGGCGGGCGGTCGCTGCTCATCGTCTCCATCGAGCAGCGGTATCCGGGCCACGCGCGGCAGGCCGCGTACCTCGCCGCGCAGCTGCCCAGCGCGGCGTACATGAACCGCTTCACGGTGGTCGTCGACAGCGACGTGAACCCGCGTGACCTGGGCGAGGTGGTCTGGGCCATGACGGGCCGGACCGATCCCTCGATCGACATCGAGGTGATGAAGCGCACCTGGGGCAGCCGCGTGGACCCCCTCACACTCCCGGGCGAAATCGCTTTCAACAGCCGGGCGATCATCGACGCGTGCCGCCCGTACGAGCGCCTTGGCGACTTTCCGCAGGTGGCCGAGTCGAGTGACGAGCTGATCGCCTCGGTCACGCGACGGTGGCCGGAGGTGCTGGGGTAA
- a CDS encoding GntR family transcriptional regulator, whose product MNATPLPGPGARPVDLSGAVPLDRGTRETDIRELRQEMLFSALRGSEGSSSLAFVIFQELAISIVEGRLPPGEEVNSADLARRFNTSRTPVREALLLLEREGLVIVPPRRRPYVSPVAISQVREIYEIRASLYALVSELVVERATDDEVLGLLSWQAMLQRDADAGDVDAYFWHNVGFRNAEAALSKNFELQRRLSSLGLQMHRFRYVSLSLPGRLLHSLADHERLVRAYTERDVALAVAVTRSLVLRGYHAIERSGRF is encoded by the coding sequence GTGAACGCGACCCCGCTCCCCGGCCCCGGCGCCCGCCCGGTGGACCTGTCCGGCGCGGTGCCGCTGGACCGCGGCACCCGGGAGACCGACATCCGCGAGCTGCGCCAGGAGATGCTGTTCAGCGCGCTGCGCGGCAGCGAGGGCAGCTCGTCCCTGGCCTTCGTGATCTTCCAGGAGCTGGCCATCAGCATCGTGGAGGGCCGCCTGCCGCCGGGCGAGGAGGTCAACTCGGCGGACCTGGCGCGCCGCTTCAATACGAGCCGCACCCCGGTGCGCGAGGCCCTGCTCCTCCTCGAACGCGAGGGCCTGGTCATCGTGCCCCCACGCCGCCGCCCGTACGTTTCCCCGGTTGCGATCTCCCAGGTGAGAGAGATCTACGAGATCCGCGCCAGCCTGTACGCGCTGGTCAGCGAGCTGGTCGTCGAACGCGCGACCGACGACGAGGTCCTCGGCCTGCTGTCGTGGCAGGCGATGCTGCAACGCGACGCGGACGCCGGGGACGTCGACGCCTACTTCTGGCACAACGTGGGGTTCCGCAACGCGGAGGCGGCACTGTCGAAGAACTTCGAACTACAACGGCGGCTCAGCTCCCTGGGCCTGCAGATGCACCGCTTCCGGTACGTGAGCCTGTCCCTACCGGGCCGCTTGCTGCACTCCCTGGCCGACCACGAACGCCTCGTCCGCGCCTACACCGAACGCGACGTGGCCCTGGCGGTCGCGGTCACCCGCTCCCTGGTCCTACGCGGCTACCACGCCATCGAACGCTCGGGCCGCTTCTAG
- a CDS encoding ATP-binding protein: MRFSPMPVLTTGRIAFGYSPTMSSWFRMEPSPDLVPEARHFTRRLLYGCEEDYVDDAEVVTSELVTNALNHALRVGPPPKHVVPGVWLGVQVLKDYVHLYVRDPYPAPPVMRMAADTDTSGRGLLIVEMLTAAFWVESRAFDKTAHAIITKPGVVLTEVELDLLRQ; the protein is encoded by the coding sequence ATGCGTTTCTCACCGATGCCGGTGCTCACCACAGGGCGGATCGCGTTCGGCTACAGCCCGACCATGTCGTCCTGGTTCCGGATGGAACCGTCTCCCGACCTCGTCCCTGAGGCTCGGCACTTCACCCGCAGACTGCTGTACGGCTGCGAGGAGGACTACGTCGATGACGCGGAGGTCGTGACGAGCGAGTTGGTCACCAACGCCCTGAACCATGCGCTCAGGGTCGGTCCTCCGCCAAAGCACGTGGTGCCGGGCGTCTGGCTCGGTGTACAAGTCCTCAAGGACTACGTCCACCTGTACGTACGCGACCCATACCCGGCGCCGCCCGTGATGAGGATGGCGGCCGACACCGATACCTCCGGCCGGGGCCTGCTCATCGTCGAGATGCTGACGGCCGCCTTCTGGGTCGAGAGCAGGGCGTTCGACAAGACGGCGCACGCCATCATCACCAAGCCCGGTGTGGTGCTCACCGAAGTCGAACTGGATTTGCTTCGACAATGA
- a CDS encoding helix-turn-helix domain-containing protein, which translates to MADGRHSPTMRRRRLARELRRLREAAEFKTADEVTKRLEWAAGKVNRLEKALAVQPRVADIRALLDLYGVTDEVRREALLTLTREARQRGWWTAYGPLADPYVEFEAEATKLSTYEFAVIPGLLQTEKYAAALQRGWLMRDEAEIERLVKLRMERKHLLTGENPTRLWAVIDESAIVRSFGSDEAKAEQFQRLIDTERLEHVEVQIMPMSVDPHPGLSGSFVIMDFEDDPSLVYREAGQQSSFLEGDAVIEERRIVFQHLSATALGPNESIAYLRRLAKHL; encoded by the coding sequence ATGGCCGACGGTCGGCACAGCCCGACGATGCGCCGCCGTCGGCTTGCCCGAGAACTCCGCAGACTCCGCGAGGCCGCCGAGTTCAAGACGGCCGACGAGGTCACGAAACGGCTGGAGTGGGCGGCAGGAAAGGTCAACCGCCTGGAGAAGGCTCTGGCCGTCCAGCCGCGAGTCGCCGACATCCGAGCCCTGCTCGACCTGTACGGAGTCACCGACGAGGTCAGGCGAGAGGCGCTGCTCACTCTCACCAGGGAGGCACGCCAGCGCGGCTGGTGGACGGCGTACGGCCCGCTCGCCGATCCCTACGTTGAGTTCGAGGCCGAGGCGACGAAGCTGTCCACCTATGAGTTCGCGGTCATCCCCGGCTTGCTCCAGACCGAGAAGTACGCCGCCGCTTTGCAACGTGGCTGGTTGATGCGGGATGAGGCCGAGATCGAGCGTCTGGTCAAGCTACGGATGGAGCGCAAGCATCTCCTCACGGGCGAGAATCCGACCCGGCTGTGGGCGGTCATCGACGAGAGCGCCATCGTCCGCTCGTTCGGCTCCGACGAGGCAAAGGCCGAGCAGTTCCAGCGCCTCATCGACACGGAGCGTCTGGAACATGTTGAAGTGCAGATCATGCCGATGAGCGTCGACCCTCATCCTGGCCTGAGCGGTTCGTTCGTGATCATGGACTTCGAGGACGATCCGAGCCTGGTCTATCGCGAGGCGGGCCAGCAATCCTCATTCTTGGAGGGCGATGCGGTGATCGAAGAGCGCCGCATCGTCTTCCAGCACCTGAGCGCGACCGCGCTCGGGCCGAATGAGTCGATCGCATATCTCCGGCGGTTGGCCAAACACCTGTGA
- a CDS encoding DUF397 domain-containing protein: MSQIELSNWRKSSRSQGGDGNCIEVTVLHEMQSV, translated from the coding sequence GTGTCCCAGATAGAACTCTCCAACTGGCGTAAGAGCAGCCGCTCCCAGGGCGGCGACGGCAACTGTATTGAGGTCACCGTCCTCCACGAGATGCAGAGCGTCTGA
- a CDS encoding pentapeptide repeat-containing protein encodes MRSVASAMSAAGHIGWYSGGEPRSGPDHCQCQYRSPRLRYERDARGDLVAADLSSRDLTRAKLNRADLTAAKAALATFSDTDLSMARWSEAVP; translated from the coding sequence ATGCGTTCCGTCGCGTCGGCGATGTCGGCCGCCGGGCACATCGGCTGGTACTCGGGCGGTGAGCCGCGCTCGGGGCCGGACCACTGCCAGTGCCAGTACAGGTCACCCCGCCTGCGCTACGAGCGGGACGCGCGCGGGGACTTGGTGGCCGCCGACCTGTCCTCCAGGGACCTGACCCGCGCGAAACTGAACCGCGCGGATCTGACCGCTGCGAAGGCGGCTCTGGCGACGTTCAGCGATACGGACTTGTCCATGGCACGCTGGTCGGAGGCCGTACCGTGA